The following proteins are encoded in a genomic region of Drosophila miranda strain MSH22 chromosome 4, D.miranda_PacBio2.1, whole genome shotgun sequence:
- the LOC108161186 gene encoding cytosolic non-specific dipeptidase-like, protein MICWGQRKVCGMLCKDESFCRCGIGECIKDFAKQDRFHWRETDLADAVHAANMRGQEFLKNLDSMIQIQSISKGIEHETQAKQSIERVEQQLLEMGYTVETMEVKPTVEGEQTEYVIFAEYFSSPAKTNVVIYGYLDVPPIGPEEQWTHDPFKLTRLDGMLYGRGVATSKGPIMAWIYALDAWQKEIGDLPVNVRLVIETSHYQGSQGLRGIIHDRPDFFRTVDLIIHCSHLWIADHAPMVPTSHTGYIYFELEVQENKAASAEMTARTEHEPMSEMCQLMSSLMDIKNGVLVKDINRHVMPPTHKDWDIICLAEVGTMELKETYDIERLPYERTKQEYLKHKWCLPRLSIHDVLVNQPTSIRNLYKPTRIVSKFSVLLVPEQSMEYVRFLIKDHLDRAYRRLKCVHIARIRVVDQLAPLNESRHDIFRKSFKYAFNRVFECKVHIPDTITISLPIVNELRKFCMPTAHTLAVPFASVHHRPYTGDESISEAMYGQNVELFLTLIYEMAMEAVDCKCKVEKDYCFKSGHGSGRDFRHVVDEEQNTHVILEMDAPPLTKKEKREAVKRSEDAKDVLLGEDRERTLQ, encoded by the coding sequence ATGATTTGCTGGGGCCAGCGGAAAGTGTGCGGCATGCTGTGCAAGGACGAGAGCTTCTGCCGATGCGGGATCGGGGAATGCATTAAGGACTTCGCCAAGCAGGACCGATTTCATTGGAGGGAAACGGATCTGGCGGATGCCGTGCACGCCGCCAATATGCGGGGCCAAGAGTTCCTGAAAAATCTGGACTCCATGATTCAGATCCAGTCGATCAGCAAGGGCATTGAGCATGAGACGCAGGCCAAACAGAGCATCGAGCGCGTCGAGCAGCAACTGCTCGAGATGGGGTACACCGTGGAGACGATGGAGGTGAAACCCACCGTCGAGGGCGAGCAGACGGAGTATGTGATCTTTGCCGAATACTTTTCCTCCCCGGCCAAGACCAACGTCGTCATCTACGGCTACTTGGACGTGCCGCCCATTGGGCCGGAGGAGCAGTGGACCCACGATCCCTTCAAACTGACGCGTCTGGATGGAATGCTGTACGGCCGCGGAGTGGCCACGTCCAAGGGTCCGATCATGGCCTGGATATACGCCCTGGATGCCTGGCAGAAGGAGATCGGCGATCTGCCCGTGAATGTGCGCCTTGTCATCGAGACGAGCCACTACCAGGGAAGCCAGGGACTGCGCGGCATCATCCACGACCGACCGGATTTCTTCAGAACCGTGGACCTCATCATTCACTGCAGCCACTTATGGATCGCCGATCATGCGCCCATGGTCCCCACCAGCCACACCGGGTACATCTACTTTGAGCTGGAGGTGCAAGAAAATAAAGCAGCCAGTGCCGAGATGACGGCTCGAACGGAGCACGAGCCGATGAGCGAGATGTGCCAGCTGATGAGCTCCCTGATGGACATCAAGAACGGTGTCCTGGTGAAGGACATCAACAGGCATGTGATGCCGCCCACGCACAAGGACTGGGACATTATCTGCCTGGCGGAGGTCGGCACAATGGAGTTGAAGGAGACGTACGACATCGAACGGCTGCCGTACGAGCGCACCAAACAGGAGTACCTCAAGCACAAGTGGTGCCTGCCCAGGCTCTCGATACACGACGTCCTGGTCAACCAGCCAACAAGCATCCGCAATCTCTACAAGCCCACGCGCATCGTGTCAAAGTTCtcggtgctgctggtgccggAGCAGAGCATGGAGTACGTGCGCTTCTTGATCAAGGATCATTTGGACCGGGCCTATAGGCGCCTCAAGTGCGTGCACATCGCCCGCATTCGGGTCGTTGACCAGCTGGCTCCGCTGAACGAGTCCCGGCACGATATCTTCCGCAAATCCTTCAAGTACGCCTTCAACAGGGTGTTCGAGTGCAAGGTCCATATACCAGACACCATCACCATCAGCCTGCCGATCGTGAACGAGCTGCGAAAGTTCTGCATGCCCACAGCCCACACTTTAGCGGTGCCCTTCGCCTCGGTCCACCACCGCCCGTACACGGGGGACGAGTCGATCAGCGAGGCGATGTACGGCCAGAATGTGGAGCTATTCCTGACCCTGATCTACGAGATGGCGATGGAGGCGGTGGACTGCAAGTGCAAAGTGGAGAAGGACTACTGCTTCAAGTCGGGCCATGGCTCCGGTAGGGACTTCCGGCACGTAGTGGACGAGGAGCAGAACACCCATGTCATCCTGGAGATGGATGCGCCTCCACTGACCAAGAAGGAAAAACGCGAGGCCGTCAAACGATCGGAGGACGCCAAGGATGTATTGCTCGGAGAAGACCGGGAAAGAACGCTTCAGTAA